A segment of the Lycium barbarum isolate Lr01 chromosome 7, ASM1917538v2, whole genome shotgun sequence genome:
CATGTGGTATTTACTATGTTTGTTGTTTAACTTGGTATTAGGAGCGTCTGTTTTTCCAAAAATAGTGAGCTATCATATCGAGAATGCCACATTTGTAAGTTCCAAGCAGGTTGATGCTGCCCTTGTACTTTTTGGTTGTTGGCTTTTATCGTTCAAATACCAATTCAGGTTTCTATGTGTATTATAAGATGTATCCTTGTAGTAGTTTCAgtcttcatttttctttttgtgGCGAAACATCTGTTTTGTTGGTAATGCAAATGAAGGCCACCTTCGCAGTTTTCAAACAAATTCAATGTTGGGCCAAGCCTGGGTAGTCTTGCTCATGGAGttgtattttcattttttttgcgcggattgcccttcttttggggtggtctttaaattttgcccctcatatttgtggtttttaaattttgcccttcgactaaatttaaagatttcaagtatgaggggcaaaatttaaagaccaccccaaaagagcGTATTGGCAAGAATGTTAGGTCATAATGAAACTATCATATTTCattggccaaagtcatagatggacccctgaacttgtcctgatttttcatttagaccccccAACTGAGGGTCGTACCATATGAACCCTTCAAGACAACGATTAATGTGCCATTTAAACACAATTATTGAGGTGGCAAAGCGCGTGCAATGCACTGCTCTAAAAGGGCGTGAGATGccaattttttcctttttaaaatttttaatcattaaaaaaataattataagaaaaaacttattttaaaacaatttaactaataaaaaaacatttaaaaaaaaatcctaaaaccCAGCCCACCCTCCCCCGATCCAAAGCTGGAATCCACTGCAGCCGCCGTCAATTTTTCCGATGAAGCCGGATTCCACCGCCGCCGCCGGCGTCGCTCTTCTCTTTTGCTTTGTTCAAATACAGCAAATTCGAGACCTTAATGGACCAAAAAACGTCCATGATTTCTCCATTAATGGACCAAAAAAATCAATAGTCCTTTGaaataaacacacaaaaaaaaaaaccttcatccaaacacaccctttaacTTGCTTTTCCTCTTTCTTCCTGGTGCTGCTATTGATGTTTATTGTTTTTTAAAGTAATTGTTTAGAAGGAAAAGAATTAGTTGGGAGTGGGACTGCTATTGATGTTTATTGTTTTTTAAAGTAATTGTTTAGAAGGAAAAGAATTAGTTGGGAGTGGGAGGATGACGGATGGCTAGTggaggaagaagaaaaagagaggaAGGAGAGGAGCGGAGGGGGGCTGAAGAAGAtgactatttttatttttactttttttttttgtaaaatcctttttttttattttttaaagctaAAATCCATGTGGCTCCGTCTTATTTGTTATTTTTGAGTGTGAATTACACGCACCATTTGTGTGTTGCTGCATATTTATTTTATGTTTAAATGGCACACTAACAGTTGTCTTGAAGGGTTCATATGGTACGACCCTCAGTTGGGGGGTCTAAACGAAAAATCATGACAAGTTCAGGGGTTCATATGACTTTGGCCTATTTCATTTAAGTTGGGTCAGCCTCTTTCTGGGATTCCATACCCTGACACTTTTTGTTCATAATGATGTCATGCTCGCTTTTGGCACTCCAAAGCAATTCTCTAGGATGGAAGGGGAAAAATTTTGAATCTTGAAAGGTTGAGATCTCAGCTAGTGAGATCAGGAGGGTTAGTATCCTCTTCAGAAGGAATAACCAACTGTATTTGCATGTCTGAGCCTTCACAAACAAAATATATTCCTTAGGCTATCCCAGATATAGAGAAAGCTACAAGcattattaaaacaaaaaagtacagtttttttttggggggtggggggtgggggataTAGTGACAGTTTCTGTGGCATTAAATCTGGCATCCACTGGTTCGATCATGAAGCAATTTGCTGTCTGTGGAAGGGTAATACGAAATGCCATGTGACTCTGGCAAGCAAATACAGGCAAACTAAGTATACAGACAACCCTGCGAGTTCCATAATTGAAAGTTAAGAGTTGTCATCTTTTATACAAACAGAATACCTCATTAGGCCTTAATTTTGCCACTGGCTTTCTTTGTCCCCAATGAACAATGTGCAGTAAATAGAAATGCCATATCCTGATCTCTTTTATGTATGCACTTGACTATTTTGCTGAATACCTATTGCTTTCTACCAGCACATAAATAGAGTAATTTAATGGTAGAATTACTCAGTACTTATATTGCTATAAGCAAGAGCATTGCAGATAATAGTTTTTTAATAGAAAGTCTACATTGTCTAGAGCAACATATAAGAAAAGCCAAGAGACTTTAACACCTCAATCCATGATTCCATATTCCTCAAACTTTACCCAAGAAACTTGGAACAATACTTCTAAAACCACATCAAAAACAAATAtaagatataaaaaaaataaaaagaaaaagccaACAGGCTAGAGTAAGCATAACCACGCAAGGTGTGAAACAACTACAGTATAAGTTAAGCTTGTGGCTTGTCCCACTTGAGAGGCTTGACTACTTCCCATGTGAAGTCAGGGTCATCTCTGCCAAAATGACCATAGGCAGCAGTCTTCAAGAATCGTCCGTTGCCACCCCTCAGTAGATCGAGGTTAATGGAAATCATACCGGGCCTGAAATCAAAGTTCTCCTTCACGATGTTGAGAATTTCCTTATCAGGGATCTTCCCAGTTCCATAAGTGTCAACAAAGACAGACAAAGGATCAGGCACACCAATGGCATACGAAACCTGAACAATGCACCTCCTAGCAAGACCATTAGCAACGATGCTCTTGGCCGCTTGCCTCACaatgtaggctccacttctgtcGACCTTGGTAGGATCCTTCCCTGAGAAAGCACCACCTCCGTGGGCCCCCCAACCTCCATAAGTGTCAATGATGATCTTACGGCCAGTGAGACCAGCATCGCCGTGAGGTCCACCGATGACAAAACGGCCTGAAGGGTTGAGGTGGAATATGGTCTTCTCATCAAGATACTTCTCGGGGATCACGGGCTTGATGACATGCTCTTTGAGATCACGAGCAATTTCATCGTTTGTGACGGTCTCATCATGCTGAGTGGAGATCAAGACAGTGTGAACACGTAGAGGAACCATCGCACCGTTGTCATTGTGATATTCAACAGTCACTTGGGTTTTACCATCAGGTCTAAGCCAAGCACAAGTTCCATTCTTGCGAACCTCAGTAAGACGAGCTCCAAGTTTGGTAGCAAGGACATGGCTAAGGGGCATCAACTCAGGTGTCTCATCGGTGGCATAGCCAAACATGTGACCTTGGTCACCAGCACCAATCTCCTCAGGTCGCTTAGTCAAATGACCATGAACACCCTGAGCAATATCAGGGCTCTGCTGCTCAATGTTCACAAGGACCTTGCAATTGTCAGCATCCAAACCAACATCAGCAGACACAAATCCAATTTCCCTGCAAGTGTCACGTACAATCTTTTCATAATCTATGGTGGCCTTGGTGGTGATCTCTCCAAAGACCATAACCAAGTTGGTCTTGGTACAAGTCTCGCAAGCTACTTTGCTCTCAGGGTCCTTAGCCAGACAGGCATCAAGCACTGCATCGGAGACTTGGTCACAGAGCTTGTCGGGATGTCCCTCGTTGACTGATTCAGATGTGAACAAGAAAGTTTCCATTGTTCTAAATCTGCATGGACAAATTGAATAACATCAGTAACCAAAAACCAACGGAAATGGACTCTATATGTAAATGAAAGAGGACAGAGTATAGTAAGTTTAGCTAAAAACAGTGTGATGATGCCTCAACAATGGAAGTAATCACTATAGGTGAAAGAGGTAAGACGGGTTGTACTTGTCAAGAGTGCTTCAGCATACAGAGTAAAAAGGCGGATCTAACACATAAGCCATATATGCCAAGCACCTACTCTCAAAAATCaagctatatatacatatacagaaGACTAAAAAGGACTTGAAAACTCTGTATATAGAGTCTCTAACTAAGATTCTTTAGATAACtaagaaatttttaaaaataCTGTCTTTGTGATGCTTATATGTCCATGTCTAGTTAACATTAGCACCAAGAAAATGCAGATCTAGCGAACAAAACCCACAAAGAAATGATATAATTCAATTCTACTTCCCTAACGACGAGCTGGATCGAGTGAAAAATGCAAACTTGAAATCATATTTACAATACACCCTCATAAAACTAGAACAACACAGATATTATCATGgactttacaaaaaaaaaaaatgacagtcCCACATGGAAAATTCAGCTAAAACAGCATTTTGAGACATCAATATTGCAACTTTAACTTATATTATTCACATAAAAGTAAATCAGATCTATAAACAAAACAATTACAAAGTACTTGAACAGAGCACTATGTAACTGCAACATCATCAAACAAGCAACTTGTATTGAAAAATATAAAGTTGAAATCAAAATTAGTAAAAACCCCTCACAAAATTAGCATGGCCTTTGCATAATAATGGCACacatattgaaaaaaaaaaagaagctaaaatAACACTGTGAAACATCAAAATTACAGCTTTAACTTATACTATCCACATAATAGTAAACCAGacctatagaaaaaaaaattacaagtctTAGCACTTTGCATCATCAAACAAGAAacgaaatatatatatttatgtcacAAAGGCAGTATTTTTATTTTGACATAGTTGGGTTTTCTGAGAGTCAAAACTATTTTATTTTCACCATAAATTGGAACATATAAATCGCGATcaaatatttttttgttttttgtttgactctcaaaatttaAACTATGtccataaattgaaacaaagtatatatatagtgtgtatatacataacatacatacatatagagagagaaagagagatatTGACCTTAAGGGTAATAGAAAGTAGTCAATTGAGATGAAGAAATGAAATGTATGAAGACATATATATAGGAAAATTAGAAAAATCCCCTTTTCTCATAATTAGGGCTACATTCATTTTCGGGTCATTTTTGGTAGGTTGTTGGGTAGTCTCAATCAACGGCTGATAATCAATCTCGGATGTTAGGAGAACCGTTGGATGAGCATTTTAATATCGTCGGTGGATCTAATATTATTACTGGCTATGACTGTCAAACGACGCGGTTTTGCCCACTAAGTTCCGGTTCGGTCCACTGGTTTTCATTCTTTTtggtactccctctgtttcaatttatgtgaatctatttcctttttagtccgtactaaaatgaatgacctcatttttaatttggaaacaaattcactttatgaaatgatttacagcaacacaaatattcaagacttatttttaACCACAagcttaaatgtcgtgcccagtcaaatgggttcacataaattgaaatggagggagtattaaaatTTTGGGATAATAGTATTTTTGGCACATAAATTATAGGTATATTCTACTTTTGGTCGGtgtagataggaggttatggggAACACGAATTAAGGTAGAAGCTAGTAGGTAGTTGAGCGTTGTCAAACTTATCTTTCCATACTTGTAGTCGTAGTGTTATTTTTGTAGTTTCTTGTCGTTTGATTTCTGTTATTGGATCTGGTGTTACTTGTCCTTCGATTATCGTATGATTTTGTGGCAGTTGTGCTATTAATCCTTTGTtcggactgattttttttttttgtttagaaTATGCTGTTTCTTTACTTTTGTTATTTCTTTGCCTGAATTGCTTTTGTTTGCTTTATTATGaatcgagggtctatcggaaacaacctctataCCTTTAAAGATAGGGATAAGATATGTGTACACTATActctccctagaccccacttgtagggttacactgagtatgttgttgttgtccttgtgATTTTTGTCTTTTATGTAAGGGGTATGTTGTATTTGAACTACTTCTAGAACTATATTGCCATCAAATATGGAGTAGCAATACAAGCTTAACATAATACATAGGTAATTACATGGTGGAACGACTACTAATTATGGTAAACTTTATGAATATTCACAAGCAAAGGGATCAAAATTGCACATTTCAATTATTTGGAGGTTAAATGTGCTTAGTCAGATATCATAAGgatcaaaattaaaatttatcgATAATTGAAGGACCAAAAGTGCTATTTACCCTTAATATTTGAAGGATCAAAATTGGTTATTGATATTGGTTAATATCGATATAATTTTTGTATCAAAATTTTAGTATTAGTTATCCCATGTATAAAGTGTGATTATAATTGAAATAACCTTATTTTGAACCGAATGACCCCTAAAAATTTTCTATTTAGGAGGATGAGCTCATAAATAATGGAGAACAGAATAAGAACACAAAGAATGTTTCTTCATGCCATAACATAAAATAATAGTGTATGCTAATTAGAGAAATTGACGTTATATTATGATTAtagaatttttatttatttttaatttaaataagAATAGAAGCGAGTTGCTTGTGGCATGTCTGGTAAGAACCTTATTAGTAGCATTTGAACCTTACACTTTAGAAGGAGACATGATTCAATTCAAGATTCATATCAcattttactatacattcttttgATGAATTTTGAGTCATATTCAtagagagaattttttttaatGCAATTAGTGATCGCAAATAAATCTTATATGTGATGTTAAATAAAAATCTAAGGAGATAAAAATTTCAAATTCTTAATAGCTTTCGTAAAAATCTAATAATATTACCTAACGTTGGTAAACAGACTACATTTATTTATTAACAGTAAACTTCATAGCAACGATTTACaataataaaacaagaaaaagaaaaaatgattcTAAAGATAGTTGAGAGACCTGAGGTATACGAGAAAACGAATTCATTCaatatttatatcaaatcaaTTTATAATGCACGATATGTATAGTGTAAATACATATTTGACACTTATATTCACAGTTATTTTGTGTGTGTCCTGACTATAATATGTCATTTGTGATTATTAGTGCTAAATAAATACTCTTATTTGATGCAAACACCTAGGCTACTATACGTTGTGGTTAATTAGTGTTCTTTTTAGAGTTTTTTTTAAGTCTACTCATTTTAGAGGTATGTGAACTTAATTCAAACATTGAATATGAATAGTTTTTTGTTTTTACGTCTAATTCCACTGTTCCACTTAACGTTAAATTACACCAAAATTAAGAAGATTATATGCTTGTTCCACAGAAAAATCAATTACCAAGTTGCATTTTAAATTGTTCATATTACAAAATAATTATGCTGACGAAAAAAGACATGCACATGAGGATACAACCATATGTTTGTTTTCAATTTCAAAATAATATCAACCATCCATTAGCCGTTGTGATTAAAAAATAAGGATGTTATATTTGTCCATTTCCTTCCTTTTTATCACGTGCATGTAAATTTCTCATGAATAAGCCATGAATAATTATACAAGTTCTTAAATTAGTACATAATAATTTGAAGATTCTACATATTTGTTCtcaaatataatatatatttcgGGACCCCCGTTTATTTTAATATAAGTAAAATAGTACGGTAAATATTTGACATCTTTATTGAAAACGAACTTAGCTTGTATAGGTGAAGATGAAtgaatttttctattttttctcttGGGTTGAAGTTCGGGGTGATTAATAGAAGATGAATGTTATAATATATGAGTTTAAGTTCTATGCGCCAATGCATAAGGTacgaagtatgtatacgatttaGTTATTTATAAGGTAATTACATGTCAATTTCTGCAATGTTTAAGTTCTATTAATTAGCTACCTGATAAAAATAGTAACAAACATGCACTACGATAGTGAAAAAATATCTTTATGTGCATAAAACTTAAACACGTATTTAGTTGATCTAATTATATTATTGTGTCTcacataattacatattttacttTTTGGCTTCTCATGAAATGATTGAAAACGATAACTTGCAGATTTTATTATTCATTTTGCTCAACAAATTCATCTTTTTGGACCTTTTTAGATATCGATGAATTAAATAATTAGGACTAATGCATGTATTGCATAATTGATCTTTCAAAAATCACTCTCATATTATATGCCATAAATTTTTTCATCAGCACTTCTGCAATAATTGTGAATGTGTTTGGGACCCAATGGTCAATCTTGTTTATGAATTATATGTCCCAACACAAATATCTTGTATATTCAGATTTGGTAGGTAGAAGCAGGTTTATCATATAACAAACGTAGTATTCAGAAAGCTACAAAGTTAAAACATCATTTTCACTTTGATGCTGCCAAGTACTAACCCCTCAACCCCACCAAATTCAAACTTTTGAAACCAAATATTTTCTCCAGGTGATACAATAGTTTATACCATTACCATTTGAaatcttagttttttttttttttgggtggggtggggtgggtatGGGGGAATGTCTCGCAGTAGCGTATACAAAATTTGGTGTAAACAGTATCTATTTTCACAATTTGACTTATGAGTGAGTTTGCGTCAAAGAAAAATAGTGAAAGTAAGAATTTATTTCCTGTTTTAAAGTGTTATTCGCTTTGTAATATTTTCAAATGGTGTCACCCAAGTCCCTATTATATCTATGTGTAAATATACAGGTATATAAGATAATTTTTTGCTATGTTAAATCACACCCCTTACTGTTGGGTGCTTCCACCAGTACCATCTATACAATATTGGTATCAGTTAGATATCACTCATCAAAACTTCAACTCTGAAGACTTCTAACGCGTAGACGGAGAAAAATCTCGTAAAAAATCAACAATCTTTTTCTACAAATAAAAACTAATTTCGAACATATGCGTATGCCCGTACATATATAATATCAGTGAGCTATCATTCTATTTGGATTCTAGCTAGCTTTTACTATCCAAGATGATAATTTAGGTTTCATGTTTTCcatttatttcatgaattgcaTTTGGTTTCTCTTTAATAAGATTTACTTcgtatacacaagatatacacaagagAAATGCAATCGCACTATGTTCATTAGATTTAAGTTCAATGCATTGATGAGGTACAAACTATTTATACAATCAAATCAATTATTCTCGTCCATTCAATTTATCTGATAgaatttgactagacacgaagataaaaaataaggatttttttttaaaacttatagTCTAAAACAAAACGTAGATATCTGTGTGGACATAAACACTGTGATTTTACATGACAACAATGGACTGTACCTTAAACTATTTGAGATACCTATATATAACCATGAACTCTgcacagtggcggagccaggattttcatctagggggttcaaaaattctaaaaggtaaatacacgaagaagtcagggggttcaacatctactatatatacataataaaataattttaactttaaaaatacactgtaattttttgtcgagggggttcggataaccccctggagccaatgtggctccgcccctgactCTGCACACTACAAACTGACTTCAGGTAAAACAAAGCTAGCAACATATCTTCAAATGACCGTCCTCTGTTCCAACCATAAAAAAGCCGCCAGAAATGAAGAATATTTATACTTGATAAAACAGACGAGTGAATCAAATCACCCATATAGAGATTTTAAGGCGTAACACAATGCATAAGAGTCCAATAACTAGTAGTAATTCTTAGCTTTTGTATTTTCTAATAGGAGGATTACAGAAAATAAGCCACCACACATTTCATCTGCACTATAACTAAGTATTTTGCACCACACGCGGACTAAGATTAATAGTGGCAGAAGAGAGAGTAATCTATATCAGAAGGAATTAACGTGCCATTCACCATGCAACTAGTGCTCTCCATAAGCAATGTACATAAAGGAGCCTAAGAAACAAGTCCAGCAATTCACACAAGTATTTGCAATACTAAAATAATAATCCAAGATCCAACGTCATATCAAAAAAATAATTCATGATCCAACGTCataccaaaataataatccaAGATCAAAGAGGTCAGGTAATATCCATAAAAGCAAAATATGCAAATAATGTTTGCCATTCAAGAGGTGGAACTCACAAGttttcaattttaaaaaacaTCAACCTAATCCTCCTAAGTCGTGTCTTCTCTTCTTTCGTCCCCTTGTTCAACTTCACCACCTACAAATGATAATGGAAAATGATTTAGCAAATTTTTCATAAAAGAATTTAAACTCTACAATGCATATATATTAATCTCAAACCTAAAGAACCATTTGATTCAACAGGTCATTTCAAAGAGCTAAAAAAACAATAGTATGAAGCAAATGGCTACTGAAGCATTTCAAGATTTTTTGTGCAAGCAATTGATACCAAAGAAATTAAAGTGACAACAAAAAGAGACATGAGGAGAGAGCTTCTATTTTTAACAATTATTGCAGTTGTTCAAGTCAATGATTCTCAAACTGAGCTTCTTAAGAGATATGTCAAGAAGACATAAGAGAACAATGCCAAGAATGATAAGGAGAGACTGGATAGTTACTACAAGTGTAACTACCGAGACTATTTTGGCTTTGTAGAAAGGTAACCAGAAGCAAAAGAAAGAGGAACTCATTGAATCAGATCTAATTGGCTTGAAAAAAACAAATGAATTCGTAGTAAATGCCTCTTACCATTTTAGAGATCTTGATCCACATTTGGCTTTGAAGACATCTCCTTATTATCAATGAAGATTGAACGTATGTGTTCAATCTTAGACCAATCCTCACCTCGAGTTTTAAGGCAACATTTCTTTACTAGTGGACAATTTGCTATAAAAAGAGATTCCAGCTTTGATGAAAGTTTTCCCTCAGGAAATGACTGAAGCTCATCACAAtcacaaatttccaa
Coding sequences within it:
- the LOC132604473 gene encoding S-adenosylmethionine synthase 2 isoform X1, coding for MMQSAKTCNFFFYRFRTMETFLFTSESVNEGHPDKLCDQVSDAVLDACLAKDPESKVACETCTKTNLVMVFGEITTKATIDYEKIVRDTCREIGFVSADVGLDADNCKVLVNIEQQSPDIAQGVHGHLTKRPEEIGAGDQGHMFGYATDETPELMPLSHVLATKLGARLTEVRKNGTCAWLRPDGKTQVTVEYHNDNGAMVPLRVHTVLISTQHDETVTNDEIARDLKEHVIKPVIPEKYLDEKTIFHLNPSGRFVIGGPHGDAGLTGRKIIIDTYGGWGAHGGGAFSGKDPTKVDRSGAYIVRQAAKSIVANGLARRCIVQVSYAIGVPDPLSVFVDTYGTGKIPDKEILNIVKENFDFRPGMISINLDLLRGGNGRFLKTAAYGHFGRDDPDFTWEVVKPLKWDKPQA
- the LOC132604473 gene encoding S-adenosylmethionine synthase 2 isoform X2 — encoded protein: METFLFTSESVNEGHPDKLCDQVSDAVLDACLAKDPESKVACETCTKTNLVMVFGEITTKATIDYEKIVRDTCREIGFVSADVGLDADNCKVLVNIEQQSPDIAQGVHGHLTKRPEEIGAGDQGHMFGYATDETPELMPLSHVLATKLGARLTEVRKNGTCAWLRPDGKTQVTVEYHNDNGAMVPLRVHTVLISTQHDETVTNDEIARDLKEHVIKPVIPEKYLDEKTIFHLNPSGRFVIGGPHGDAGLTGRKIIIDTYGGWGAHGGGAFSGKDPTKVDRSGAYIVRQAAKSIVANGLARRCIVQVSYAIGVPDPLSVFVDTYGTGKIPDKEILNIVKENFDFRPGMISINLDLLRGGNGRFLKTAAYGHFGRDDPDFTWEVVKPLKWDKPQA